One part of the Ailuropoda melanoleuca isolate Jingjing chromosome 6, ASM200744v2, whole genome shotgun sequence genome encodes these proteins:
- the LOC109489013 gene encoding uncharacterized protein LOC109489013 isoform X4 — MERPPTAVPADSPRKGLSINHQASRSLYSSEAERHRRAPAAGCFLNYGCGAIAGAGQASPSRVHSLAGTGRGDSIEPTVQRAPGERQPAWWLRERLVGDHRSNASERPPWFSRGTNMEAQNGGPTPRALEGWEFSGTANHPANCRFKSWTAIGGNETSE; from the exons atggagaggccaccTACAGCTGTTCCAGCTGACAGCCCAAGAAAAGGTCTTAGCATCAACCATCAGGCATCCAG ATCTCTTTATTCCTCTGAGGCTGAGAGACACAGGAGAGCTCCTGCTGCTGGCTGCTTCCTCAACTATGGCTGCGGGGCCATAGCCGGGGCCGGCCAGGCTTCCCCCAGCCGGGTACACTCTCTGGCCGGAACTGGACGAGGGGACAGCATCGAGCCCACAGTACAGCGCGCGCCCGGGGAAAGGCAGCCAGCTTGGTGGCT GAGGGAGCGGCTCGTTGGGGACCACAGAAGCAACGCCTCTGAGAGACCCCCTTGGTTCTCACGTGGCACCAACATGGAAGCACAGAATGGAGGACCCACCCCTCGTGCGCTGGAGGGCTGGGAGTTTTCAGGGACCGCTAACCACCCAGCCAACTGCAG
- the LOC109489013 gene encoding uncharacterized protein LOC109489013 isoform X5, whose protein sequence is MERPPTAVPADSPRKGLSINHQASRSLYSSEAERHRRAPAAGCFLNYGCGAIAGAGQASPSRVHSLAGTGRGDSIEPTVQRAPGERQPAWWLASPAGGLALGSCGPETVSGFLVQTRPRPRQSRGTGVSQHLHSLTLRRRWEGAARWGPQKQRL, encoded by the exons atggagaggccaccTACAGCTGTTCCAGCTGACAGCCCAAGAAAAGGTCTTAGCATCAACCATCAGGCATCCAG ATCTCTTTATTCCTCTGAGGCTGAGAGACACAGGAGAGCTCCTGCTGCTGGCTGCTTCCTCAACTATGGCTGCGGGGCCATAGCCGGGGCCGGCCAGGCTTCCCCCAGCCGGGTACACTCTCTGGCCGGAACTGGACGAGGGGACAGCATCGAGCCCACAGTACAGCGCGCGCCCGGGGAAAGGCAGCCAGCTTGGTGGCT AGCCTCTCCTGCTGGAGGACTTGCCCTGGGCTCCTGTGGTCCTGAAACGGTCTCTGGCTTCCTAGTACAGACACGCCCCCGCCCCAGGCAATCTAGGGGCACCGGCGTGTCCCAGCATCTGCACAGCCTCACGCTCCGAAGGCGTTGG GAGGGAGCGGCTCGTTGGGGACCACAGAAGCAACGCCTCTGA
- the LOC109489013 gene encoding uncharacterized protein LOC109489013 isoform X6, with translation MERPPTAVPADSPRKGLSINHQASRSLYSSEAERHRRAPAAGCFLNYGCGAIAGAGQASPSRVHSLAGTGRGDSIEPTVQRAPGERQPAWWLRERLVGDHRSNASERPPWFSRGTNMEAQNGGPTPRALEGWEFSGTANHPANCRITEGGSR, from the exons atggagaggccaccTACAGCTGTTCCAGCTGACAGCCCAAGAAAAGGTCTTAGCATCAACCATCAGGCATCCAG ATCTCTTTATTCCTCTGAGGCTGAGAGACACAGGAGAGCTCCTGCTGCTGGCTGCTTCCTCAACTATGGCTGCGGGGCCATAGCCGGGGCCGGCCAGGCTTCCCCCAGCCGGGTACACTCTCTGGCCGGAACTGGACGAGGGGACAGCATCGAGCCCACAGTACAGCGCGCGCCCGGGGAAAGGCAGCCAGCTTGGTGGCT GAGGGAGCGGCTCGTTGGGGACCACAGAAGCAACGCCTCTGAGAGACCCCCTTGGTTCTCACGTGGCACCAACATGGAAGCACAGAATGGAGGACCCACCCCTCGTGCGCTGGAGGGCTGGGAGTTTTCAGGGACCGCTAACCACCCAGCCAACTGCAG GATCACGGAAGGTGGAAGCAGGTGA
- the LOC109489013 gene encoding uncharacterized protein LOC109489013 isoform X3: MERPPTAVPADSPRKGLSINHQASRSLYSSEAERHRRAPAAGCFLNYGCGAIAGAGQASPSRVHSLAGTGRGDSIEPTVQRAPGERQPAWWLRERLVGDHRSNASERPPWFSRGTNMEAQNGGPTPRALEGWEFSGTANHPANCRVCSWSAARQSSSEVENEKRTYYFQTGVSTTETR; the protein is encoded by the exons atggagaggccaccTACAGCTGTTCCAGCTGACAGCCCAAGAAAAGGTCTTAGCATCAACCATCAGGCATCCAG ATCTCTTTATTCCTCTGAGGCTGAGAGACACAGGAGAGCTCCTGCTGCTGGCTGCTTCCTCAACTATGGCTGCGGGGCCATAGCCGGGGCCGGCCAGGCTTCCCCCAGCCGGGTACACTCTCTGGCCGGAACTGGACGAGGGGACAGCATCGAGCCCACAGTACAGCGCGCGCCCGGGGAAAGGCAGCCAGCTTGGTGGCT GAGGGAGCGGCTCGTTGGGGACCACAGAAGCAACGCCTCTGAGAGACCCCCTTGGTTCTCACGTGGCACCAACATGGAAGCACAGAATGGAGGACCCACCCCTCGTGCGCTGGAGGGCTGGGAGTTTTCAGGGACCGCTAACCACCCAGCCAACTGCAG GGTCTGCAGCTGGAGTGCTGCTCGGCAGAGCTCATCTGAGGTTGAAAATGAAAAGCGCACGTACTATTTTCAGACTGGCGTCTCTACTACAGAAACACGGTGA